The Pseudomonas chlororaphis subsp. piscium genome contains the following window.
TTGCTGGTTGCCCAGGGTTTGTCCTGGCTGGACCTGGAACCTCGCTTGTTGCGTGCATTACAGGGTGGGGCGGTCTGTGCCCTGGGAACCGCGCTGGGGGCCGTGCCGGTGCTGGTGATTCGCAAGATGCCGCTGGCGCTGAGCGACACCCTGTTGGGGTTCGGCGCCGGGGTGATGCTGGCGGCCACGGCATTTTCGCTGATCGTGCCCGGTATCGCCGCGGCGGAAAAACTCGGATTGTCGCCCTGGGCTTCGAGTGGCCTGATCAGCTTCGGCATCATGCTGGGTGCCTTGGGGCTGTTTCTGGTGGATCGCAAGGTGTCGGGGGGCAACCCGGAGAAGTTGGTAGGCACCCTTGAGTACCCGGTCATCCCGCCGCGCATTTGGCTGTTTGTATTTGCCATCATCGCCCACAACATTCCCGAAGGAATGGCCGTAGGCGTTTCCGCGGGTGGCGGCATGCCGGAGGCGGACAGCCTGGCTATGGGGATCGCCTTGCAGGACGTGCCGGAAGGCCTGGTGATTGCCCTTGTGCTGGCTGGCGCGGGCATGTCCAGGGTCAAGGCGTTCCTGATCGGTGCCGCTTCAGGCCTGGTGGAGCCGGTGTTCGCTTTGCTTTGTGCGTGGCTGGTGAGCCTGGCCGAGATGCTGTTGCCGCTCGGGCTGGCGCTGGCGGCGGGGGCCATGCTGCTGGTGGTCACTCATGAGGTAATCCCCGAATCACGCCGCAACGGTCATGAAAAGCTGGCCAGCCTGGGCTTGTGCGTCGGTTTTTGCCTGATGATGGTCATGGACACGGCACTCGCTTGAGTGCCTGGCGGCAGGTTTGCCCTGCCGGCCTTACTCGCCTTCGTCGAAGAAGTTGTTGATCAGTGCCACCAGCGCTTCAAGCGCCTCCTGCTCCTGGTCACCTTCTGTCTTCAGATGAATCCTGGTGCCCTTGCCGGCGGCCAGCATCATCATTGCCATGATGCTCTTGCCGTCGACCATCGACTCCGGGGTTCTCCCGGCGCGGATCTGGCAAGGAAACTGACCGGCCACGCCGACGAATTTTGCCGAGGCACGGGCATGCAGACCCAGTTTGTTGATGATTTCAATTTCCAGAGCAGGCATCGCGGGGTAGATCCTTTCAGCTAAGGTCGCGGTGGCGAACCTGGACGTTCTTCAGGGACTTTTGCAGGACTTGGCCCAAGCGTTCGGTCAGGTAGACCGAGCGGTGGTGGCCGCCCGTGCAGCCAATGGCAATAGTGACGTAGGCGCGGTTGCTGGCGGCGAAACGGGGCAACCATTTCAGCAGGTAGCTGGAGATGTCCTGGAACATTTCCTCGACGTCCGGCTGGGCGGCCAGGTATTCGGCGACCGGCTGGTCGAGCCCGGACTGGTCGCGCAATTCGGGCTTCCAGTAGGGGTTGGGCAGGCAGCGCACATCGAACACCAGGTCGGCATCGACTGGCATGCCGCGCTTGAACCCGAAGGACTCCACCAGAAAGGCGGTACCTGGCTCCGGTTGGTTCAGCAGGCGCAACTTGATGGTATCGCGCAGTTGATACAGGTTCAGGTTGGTGGTGTTGACCTTGAGATCGGCCAGGTCGGCAATCGGACCCAGCAGATGGCTTTCGTCCTGGATCGCCTCGGCCAGCGAGCGGTTGTTGCTGCTCAAGGGGTGGCGACGGCGGGTCTCGGAAAAGCGCTTGAGCAGGGTTTCTTCGTCAGCGTCCAGGTACAGCACATCGCACTGGATATGCCGGCTGCGTACTTCCTCGAGCAGTTCGGGGAAGCGCGACAGGTGGCTTGGCAGGTTACGGGCGTCGATCGACACGGCGACCAGTGGCTGTGTCAGTTCGGTATGGATCAGCGCCCGCTCGGCCAGTTCGGGCAACAGCCCGGCTGGCAGGTTGTCGATGCAGTAGTAGCCGTTGTCCTCGAGTACATCGAGGGCAGTGCTTTTACCTGAGCCGGACCGGCCGCTGACGATGATCAAACGCATGATTACTGACCGTTCTGTTCGTCCAGGACAACCTTGTACAAGGCTTCGTTGCTGCTGGCGCTGCGCAGCTTGTCGCGCACTTCTTTGCGGTCCAGCATGCTGGCAATCTGCCGGAGCAGTTCCAGGTGCGCATCGGTGGCGGCTTCCGGGACCAGTAGTACGAACAGCAGGTCGACCGGGGCGCCGTCGATGGCGTCGAAATCGATGGGAGCGTCCAGGTGCATCAGGGCACTGATGGGCGACTCACAGCCTTTGAGGCGGCAGTGTGGAATGGCGATGCCGTTGCCAAAACCGGTGGAACCCAGTTTTTCACGGGCAATCAGGCTTTCGAAGACATCTTGCATCTCCAGATCGGGCACTTCGCGGCTGATCAGGTTGGCAATTTGTTCGAGGGCGCGTTTTTTACTGCCGCCCGGCACGTTCATCAGGGAACGGCCGGGGGTCAGGATGCTTTCAAGTCGGATCATGGGAGGGGAGTGTTAGCGACCCGTGCCTTGGAGAAGGTGGAGTTGCTTTTCCTTATGCTTTTTCAGTTGGCGGTCAAGCTTGTCCGTGAGCAAGTCGATTGCGGCATACATGTCGTCATGTTCTGCATTGGCGACGACTTCCCCACCATGGATGTGCAGCGTGGCCTCGATTTTCTGCTTCAGTTTCTCGACGGCCAGCGTTACCTGCACATTGGTAATCTTGTCAAAGTGCCGCTCCAGTCGGTCGAGTTTTTCGCCGATGTAAGCGCGCAGGGGTTCGGTCACTTCCAGTTGGTGTCCACTGATGTTGACTTGCATACAGCTTCTCCTTCGTTGCCAGTGCATAAAGCGGCAGGTCGATTGACCTGCCACTGAAACGCTGTGGCGAGCCCGGCGGTTACATCAACCGCTTCCGTTCGCTGGAAGGCGCGATCCCCAGGGATTCGCGGTACTTGGCGACGGTACGACGGGCTACCTGAATGCCTTGTGCCTCCAGTAAACCAGCGATCTTGCTGTCACTCAACGGCTTTTTCTGATTTTCCGCGGCGACCAGTTTTTTGATGATCGCGCGGATCGCCGTGGACGAGCATTCACCGCCTTCGGAGGTACTTACGTGGCTGGAGAAAAAGTATTTCAGTTCATAAATGCCCCGTGGGGTATGCATGAATTTTTGCGTGGTCACCCGTGAAATCGTCGATTCGTGCATGCCCACCGCTTCGGCGATGTCATGCAGGACCAGCGGTTTCATCGCTTCATCGCCGTACTCGAGGAAGCCGCGCTGATGCTCGACGATCTGGGTGGCGACTTTCATCAGGGTTTCGTTACGGCTCTGCAGGCTCTTGATGAACCAGCGGGCCTCCTGCAGCTGATTGCGCATGAAGGTGTTGTCGGCGCTGGTGTCGGCGCGCCGCACGAAGCCGGCGTACTGCGGGTTGACGCGCAGGCGCGGCACGGACTCCTGGTTCAGCTCCACCAGCCAGCGTTCGTTGTCCTTGCGCACTATGACGTCGGGGACCACGTATTCGGCTTCGGTGGATTCGATTTGCGAGCCCGGCCGTGGGTTGAGGCTCTGTACCAGCTCGATGACCTGGCGCAGTTCGTCTTCCTTGAGCTTCATGCGCCGCATCAGCTGGCTGTAGTCGCGGCTGCCGAGCAGGTCGATGAAGTCGGTGACCAGGCGCTTGGCTTCAGTCAGCCAGGGGGTCTTGGCGGGTAGCTGGCGCAGTTGCAGCAGCAGGCATTCACCCAGGTTGCGGGCGCCGATGCCGGCGGGCTCGAACTGCTGGATGCGGTGCAGGACGGCCTCGATTTCATCGAGTTCGATGTCCAGCTCCGGATCGAAGGCTTCGAGGATTTCCTCGAGGGTTTCATCCAGATAGCCCTGATTGTTGATGCAGTCGATCAGGGTCACGGCGATCAGGCGATCGGTGTCGGACATGGGCGCCAGGTTCAACTGCCAGAGCAGATGGCTCTGCAGGCTTTCGCCGGCCGAGGTGCGGGTGGTGAAGTCCCACTCGTCGTCATCGTTGCTGGGCAGGCTGCTGGCGCTGGTCTGGTAGACGTCTTCCCAGGCGGTATCGACTGGCAGATCGTTGGGAATGCGTTCGTTCCATTCGCCGTCCTCGAGGTTGTCCACCGTCGGGGCGGTTTCCTGGTAGGAGGGTTCCTGGATATCGGTATTGGGTTTCTGCTCGGCGTTGTCGGCCAGCGGATCGGTGTTATCGAAGTCGTCGCCTTCTTCCTGGCGCTCGAGCATCG
Protein-coding sequences here:
- a CDS encoding ZIP family metal transporter; this translates as MGTETLTISSGRMFRYAFGSLLLLAGTALLVAQGLSWLDLEPRLLRALQGGAVCALGTALGAVPVLVIRKMPLALSDTLLGFGAGVMLAATAFSLIVPGIAAAEKLGLSPWASSGLISFGIMLGALGLFLVDRKVSGGNPEKLVGTLEYPVIPPRIWLFVFAIIAHNIPEGMAVGVSAGGGMPEADSLAMGIALQDVPEGLVIALVLAGAGMSRVKAFLIGAASGLVEPVFALLCAWLVSLAEMLLPLGLALAAGAMLLVVTHEVIPESRRNGHEKLASLGLCVGFCLMMVMDTALA
- the rapZ gene encoding RNase adapter RapZ, whose amino-acid sequence is MRLIIVSGRSGSGKSTALDVLEDNGYYCIDNLPAGLLPELAERALIHTELTQPLVAVSIDARNLPSHLSRFPELLEEVRSRHIQCDVLYLDADEETLLKRFSETRRRHPLSSNNRSLAEAIQDESHLLGPIADLADLKVNTTNLNLYQLRDTIKLRLLNQPEPGTAFLVESFGFKRGMPVDADLVFDVRCLPNPYWKPELRDQSGLDQPVAEYLAAQPDVEEMFQDISSYLLKWLPRFAASNRAYVTIAIGCTGGHHRSVYLTERLGQVLQKSLKNVQVRHRDLS
- a CDS encoding RNA polymerase factor sigma-54 — protein: MKPSLVLRMGQQLTMTPQLQQAIRLLQLSTLDLQQEIQEALESNPMLERQEEGDDFDNTDPLADNAEQKPNTDIQEPSYQETAPTVDNLEDGEWNERIPNDLPVDTAWEDVYQTSASSLPSNDDDEWDFTTRTSAGESLQSHLLWQLNLAPMSDTDRLIAVTLIDCINNQGYLDETLEEILEAFDPELDIELDEIEAVLHRIQQFEPAGIGARNLGECLLLQLRQLPAKTPWLTEAKRLVTDFIDLLGSRDYSQLMRRMKLKEDELRQVIELVQSLNPRPGSQIESTEAEYVVPDVIVRKDNERWLVELNQESVPRLRVNPQYAGFVRRADTSADNTFMRNQLQEARWFIKSLQSRNETLMKVATQIVEHQRGFLEYGDEAMKPLVLHDIAEAVGMHESTISRVTTQKFMHTPRGIYELKYFFSSHVSTSEGGECSSTAIRAIIKKLVAAENQKKPLSDSKIAGLLEAQGIQVARRTVAKYRESLGIAPSSERKRLM
- the hpf gene encoding ribosome hibernation-promoting factor, HPF/YfiA family produces the protein MQVNISGHQLEVTEPLRAYIGEKLDRLERHFDKITNVQVTLAVEKLKQKIEATLHIHGGEVVANAEHDDMYAAIDLLTDKLDRQLKKHKEKQLHLLQGTGR
- a CDS encoding HPr family phosphocarrier protein; translation: MPALEIEIINKLGLHARASAKFVGVAGQFPCQIRAGRTPESMVDGKSIMAMMMLAAGKGTRIHLKTEGDQEQEALEALVALINNFFDEGE
- the ptsN gene encoding PTS IIA-like nitrogen regulatory protein PtsN, which codes for MIRLESILTPGRSLMNVPGGSKKRALEQIANLISREVPDLEMQDVFESLIAREKLGSTGFGNGIAIPHCRLKGCESPISALMHLDAPIDFDAIDGAPVDLLFVLLVPEAATDAHLELLRQIASMLDRKEVRDKLRSASSNEALYKVVLDEQNGQ